In Bacteroidota bacterium, the following proteins share a genomic window:
- the fbp gene encoding class 1 fructose-bisphosphatase has product MANKVITIERHIIEGERQHPGATGHFSALLRDLTLAIKVIWREVSKAGLVNILGLAGKENIHGDVVKKLDVFADEAIYKAMDHGGHLCVMASEENEGVLHIPDDYPKGKYVLLFDPLDGSSNIDVNVTIGTIFSIYRRVSNSGKGTLADCTQPGYKQVAAGYVVYGSSTMLIYTTGDGVHGFTLDPSIGEFLLSHEDIHVPKRGKIYSVNEGNYRYWNDGVKKYIKYLQEEDKKTGRPYSGRYIGSMVADIHRTLLYGGIFLYPGDARYPQGKLRLMYEANPVSFIMEQAGGAATDGRRRILDIVPETLHQKTPLFIGSEEDVSLCTEFLNGRSL; this is encoded by the coding sequence ATGGCCAACAAAGTCATCACCATCGAGCGCCACATTATCGAAGGAGAGCGGCAGCATCCGGGCGCGACGGGACATTTCTCCGCGCTTCTGAGGGATTTGACGCTTGCAATCAAAGTGATCTGGCGCGAGGTAAGCAAAGCCGGATTGGTCAATATCCTCGGCCTTGCCGGGAAGGAAAATATCCACGGCGATGTCGTCAAGAAGCTGGATGTTTTCGCCGACGAAGCGATCTACAAGGCCATGGATCACGGCGGCCATCTTTGTGTCATGGCCTCCGAGGAGAACGAAGGGGTGCTCCACATTCCCGACGATTATCCAAAAGGGAAGTACGTTCTCTTATTTGACCCGCTCGATGGATCCTCTAATATCGACGTCAACGTCACGATCGGCACGATTTTCTCCATTTACCGGCGGGTGTCAAATTCGGGAAAAGGGACCCTGGCCGACTGCACTCAACCGGGGTACAAGCAGGTCGCGGCCGGTTATGTCGTCTACGGATCGAGCACCATGCTCATCTATACCACCGGCGACGGAGTGCACGGCTTCACCCTCGACCCGAGCATCGGCGAATTTCTTTTGTCCCATGAAGACATCCATGTTCCCAAGCGGGGGAAAATCTACAGCGTGAATGAAGGGAATTACCGGTACTGGAATGACGGGGTGAAGAAGTACATAAAATACTTACAGGAAGAGGATAAAAAAACGGGGAGACCGTACTCGGGAAGGTATATCGGCTCGATGGTTGCGGACATCCATCGAACGCTGTTATACGGGGGAATATTTTTGTACCCCGGGGACGCTCGTTATCCTCAGGGAAAGCTCCGTCTGATGTACGAAGCGAACCCGGTATCTTTCATCATGGAACAAGCAGGCGGAGCGGCCACTGACGGCCGGCGGCGGATCCTCGACATCGTTCCCGAGACCCTTCATCAAAAAACTCCACTCTTCATCGGAAGCGAAGAAGATGTCTCCCTCTGCACAGAATTTCTCAACGGACGATCCCTCTAA
- a CDS encoding exonuclease domain-containing protein produces the protein MNQKIAATTFVVVDVETTGFSPRDGGITEIAMVKVRNGLLWGEYTTLVNPLLPIPDDITALTGIDDAMVADAPTADLVAPAISEFLGDGVFTAHNAPFDLGFVNSTLAKGRIGKIENPVLCTCKLARHLLPNLRSKSLGPVAKQLGIENSQRHRAAGDAYATAQVLIHFLRRLEEEFDVVDLKGVMRFQ, from the coding sequence TTGAACCAAAAGATTGCCGCAACGACGTTCGTTGTTGTCGACGTGGAAACGACCGGCTTTTCACCGCGCGACGGCGGCATCACAGAGATCGCAATGGTCAAGGTCCGCAACGGCCTGTTGTGGGGTGAGTACACCACGCTCGTCAATCCGCTGCTGCCGATTCCGGACGACATCACGGCGTTGACGGGCATCGATGATGCCATGGTTGCCGATGCTCCGACCGCGGACCTCGTTGCGCCCGCGATTTCAGAATTTCTTGGGGATGGGGTTTTCACGGCGCACAACGCTCCCTTCGATCTGGGGTTTGTGAACAGCACGCTGGCAAAGGGGAGAATCGGGAAAATTGAGAACCCCGTCCTCTGCACATGTAAGCTTGCGCGTCATTTGCTTCCGAACCTCAGAAGCAAATCCCTCGGGCCGGTTGCCAAGCAATTGGGAATTGAAAATTCTCAACGGCACCGTGCCGCCGGCGATGCCTACGCAACGGCCCAGGTGTTGATTCATTTTTTGCGGCGGCTTGAAGAGGAATTCGATGTGGTCGATCTGAAAGGCGTGATGCGGTTTCAATGA
- a CDS encoding tetratricopeptide repeat protein, whose amino-acid sequence MARVTARQAVGFVALIAFVGLIGCGGSSETTQTEANKTDTTAVRTDTTMIAHDTTAVVAAPETTTVMQAPPTKEEMLQQQIEEIKTENIQLQQKLDAADQKNKDLMAKVSDLEAAQAATQEKTAKSSAMPKKMPMGKSPAGKSASADIQHYEGAVSLAKERKFKEAISEFQSLLDGGIKSDYADNCHYWIGLCLYGLHDYKPAIQQFQEVLRFKISEKKDDSQFMIAQTYDRMGDHQQAQVEYKKFVELYPNSEYLGRAKAKIK is encoded by the coding sequence ATGGCGAGAGTAACAGCTCGTCAGGCAGTTGGCTTTGTGGCACTCATCGCGTTTGTCGGCCTGATCGGATGCGGTGGTTCATCGGAGACGACGCAGACGGAAGCGAACAAGACCGATACCACAGCGGTTCGCACGGATACCACGATGATCGCGCATGATACGACAGCCGTTGTGGCAGCCCCTGAAACAACGACAGTGATGCAGGCTCCTCCGACAAAAGAGGAAATGCTACAGCAGCAAATCGAGGAAATTAAGACCGAAAATATCCAGCTCCAGCAAAAACTGGATGCTGCCGACCAGAAAAATAAAGATCTCATGGCCAAGGTTTCGGATCTTGAGGCCGCCCAGGCTGCAACACAGGAAAAAACGGCCAAATCTTCAGCCATGCCGAAGAAGATGCCGATGGGAAAATCGCCGGCCGGCAAATCGGCGAGCGCCGATATTCAACATTATGAAGGAGCGGTGTCGCTCGCGAAGGAACGGAAGTTCAAGGAGGCTATCAGCGAATTCCAGTCGCTGCTTGACGGCGGGATCAAATCGGACTATGCCGACAATTGCCATTATTGGATAGGACTGTGCCTGTACGGATTGCACGATTACAAGCCAGCCATTCAACAGTTCCAGGAGGTCTTGAGGTTCAAGATTTCGGAGAAGAAAGATGACTCCCAATTTATGATCGCCCAGACGTACGACCGGATGGGAGACCATCAGCAGGCGCAGGTCGAGTATAAAAAATTCGTCGAGTTGTATCCCAACAGTGAATATTTGGGACGGGCAAAAGCAAAGATAAAGTGA
- a CDS encoding TrpB-like pyridoxal phosphate-dependent enzyme, translated as MSEQQKFLLDERKIPKAWYNINADMPVPPAPVLHPGTMQPVTPDFLSVLFPMNLIMQEVSTDRWIEIPEPVREVYKLWRPTPLHRAIRLEKALGTPAHIYYKYEGVSPVGSHKPNTAVPQAFFNKEAGTKALTTETGAGQWGSALAMACNFFGLDLEVYMVKVSYHQKPYRRIIMENFGARVYASPTERTQFGKKVLAEHPDSQGSLGMAISEAVEAAATSGGAKKYSLGSVLGHVLMHQTVIGIEALEQMEMAGEYPDIIIGCAGGGSNFAGFAFPFVHQNLTNGKKARIIAVEPASCPSLTKGKYTFDYGDTAAMAPIVKMHTLGHTFMPPGIHAGGLRYHGMAPSVSALVDHGDIEAQAVNQLETFEAAVKFSQAEGIIPAPESAHAIRVAINEALKCKQAGEKKVIAFNLSGHGHFDMMAYEQYHQGKLQDFEYPSAAIDEAMKHLPKVAV; from the coding sequence ATGAGCGAACAGCAAAAATTTCTACTCGACGAAAGAAAAATTCCGAAAGCATGGTACAACATCAATGCCGACATGCCGGTGCCGCCGGCTCCCGTCCTGCATCCCGGAACGATGCAGCCGGTGACGCCCGACTTCCTCAGCGTGCTGTTTCCCATGAACCTGATCATGCAGGAAGTAAGCACCGACCGCTGGATCGAAATCCCTGAGCCGGTAAGAGAGGTCTATAAATTGTGGCGCCCGACTCCGCTCCATCGCGCGATCCGTCTGGAAAAGGCGCTCGGCACACCGGCGCATATCTATTACAAATATGAAGGCGTCAGCCCCGTCGGCTCGCATAAACCGAACACCGCTGTGCCGCAGGCTTTTTTCAATAAGGAAGCGGGGACGAAAGCGCTTACGACCGAGACCGGCGCCGGGCAGTGGGGTTCTGCACTTGCGATGGCATGCAATTTTTTTGGGCTTGACCTGGAAGTGTACATGGTGAAAGTCTCGTACCATCAAAAACCGTATCGCCGTATCATTATGGAGAATTTTGGAGCGCGGGTGTATGCAAGTCCGACGGAGAGAACTCAATTCGGGAAAAAAGTGCTTGCCGAGCATCCGGATTCTCAGGGCTCCCTCGGAATGGCAATTTCCGAAGCTGTCGAAGCGGCAGCGACCAGCGGCGGAGCAAAAAAATACAGCCTCGGTTCCGTGCTCGGCCATGTTCTCATGCACCAAACGGTGATCGGCATCGAGGCTCTCGAACAGATGGAAATGGCGGGCGAGTATCCGGATATCATCATTGGCTGCGCCGGAGGAGGCTCAAATTTTGCCGGCTTCGCTTTTCCTTTTGTCCATCAAAATCTCACGAACGGAAAAAAGGCCCGCATCATCGCGGTCGAACCGGCATCGTGTCCGAGCCTCACAAAGGGAAAATACACGTTCGATTACGGCGACACGGCTGCAATGGCTCCGATCGTTAAAATGCACACGCTCGGTCACACGTTCATGCCGCCAGGAATTCATGCGGGTGGCCTGCGTTACCATGGCATGGCGCCGAGCGTCAGCGCGCTGGTCGACCATGGAGACATCGAAGCGCAAGCGGTGAATCAGCTTGAAACTTTCGAGGCGGCCGTGAAGTTTTCGCAGGCGGAGGGGATCATTCCGGCGCCGGAGTCGGCTCACGCGATTCGCGTCGCGATCAATGAAGCGCTGAAGTGCAAACAGGCGGGGGAGAAGAAGGTCATCGCGTTCAACCTTTCGGGACACGGTCATTTCGATATGATGGCGTACGAGCAGTACCATCAGGGCAAGCTTCAGGATTTTGAGTACCCGTCAGCGGCCATCGACGAAGCGATGAAGCATCTTCCAAAGGTCGCAGTGTGA